One Acropora palmata chromosome 2, jaAcrPala1.3, whole genome shotgun sequence genomic window, GTGATGCGGAAACATGGCGGGTTGCAGGAGGCTGGGGCATTGTCAAGCTGTGCCTGTAATTTTCCGGCGCCTTTGAAACATCCCTGGTTGAGATAATCGTTTAGCTTCTTTGCGTCATATTCGGACACATGGTCGACGACTTCAAGAGGAACAGGCTCACAAGTCGTTGGTTTAAGAGAACTGCATCCTTCTTTCACATAACAAATGTTGTGACGATCCGTttctgaaatgaaaacaacaaaagtgaaatgaaGTGGAATGGAAAACGTGGTGTGGGTAGTTGACCACGTTGATGTTTTAACAAGCTACCATTTAATTGCTTTCAGTTGTACATGGAACAGGGTTCATCGAGATAGTCTTTAGTGACCTTCAGATTTGGCTCCGAGTACAACATTTAGTACGAGAACGAATTTATAAACTAGCAGAGTCACTGCCAATGAGTAGGACACCAGTAGCTTGAAAACGCTATTGGAACAAAAGCTAACGCTAGTAAACAACTTTTGTTGGTGCACTGGAGTCAGTTTTGTCATCTTCAGCTCAGGTCCCAGTTtctcaaagcccgattaagctaacaCTGGTTAGTGGAAAATTGAATTGCTATTCTTTACCGCTAAAGCTgggtttcaacaaaattgtggcccaaaaaggttataaattataaattacttttccttaaaccttaatcttgtgaaaaatatttcttaacGGTAAATGAATAGATTAAAGTTTTCCACTAATCTAgggcttaatcgggctttgatgaactgggcccaggattgcaaaaattaatggcaAGGGATTaaacctttttctttaataGATCAACGTTTCAAAGTTTGAACGCGATTTCTTTCAATAGTGCCCGAAATTTTAATATGGATATCTTTTTCCGGAAAAATGAACTTGACATTGTCTTTTGCCTTTGAATCAATTactaagttttgtttttcaaccaggTGGGACCTAAAATCAACAAAACTACCGTGGCAGTGCCCCTTTAAATCCTCTTGGCTTGCTTTTAGGCATTCACTTGTTAACCGATTGTTGCTATTAGAACCTTGTTGCGGGATGGTGGGAAAGAAAAGAGGAGTTGGAGCCTTGTGAACGCAACTGgtttgaaactgaaaactcGAGCCAAATCTTACTCAATTTTGAACTTGTAATCAAAGATGAAGTTCGCTGCTGAGGTCAGCGAAGTACTGTATTTCATCGTCTATGAAGGGATTATTGAATCCATTTAATTCTTTCCTCAGTTatccaataaaaaaaatcaaccttgCTGATCTGTCGCCTAAGAACCTTTGCCGTGGCACTACGGCGCTTTTTAATGACCGTGGAAAAACCAGTTCCAAAGTAgttactctgaccaatcacaacaggagcaaagagcccgatgaaccaatcagaattccagGCGatcacctgtaacttgctAATAGCGCGTATAACCTGTGATTTGttctggttttgtttttcgtaGGTTGCAAAACTAGTGCGAATCTCTAAGCGTGTGAcggcaatcgcgtaattactttggaCATTCACTTGAAAACTGCCCTAAAGAAATTGATGAATTTGCTGTATACTCACTGTCCCTTCCTTGGCCAGCTCTTCCTGCAGGATGGTTGTTTGAACCTAAAAGAAAGAGTACACTCACTTAACGATATTCATGTTATTTTGTCTTAAGGTCACAAAATGTCATTCCCTGACTCTAATTATAACCAGAACCAGAGCCAAACGGGAataaatgaaaagtaaaaggGCTATATGACACCTCACGATGCCTACATAATGTAGCGTGAATCACTACAAGCCTGTCTCTGATCTAATGAGAATGATTTCTCTCAGTTACTAAGTgggctgtgattggttgactTAGCAGTCCGTATTCTAAAGTAAGTACCGCTTGACTTCTTGGTGTGCTTTCTACCAGTACTAGTTGTTCGATTCAATTTCCAAAAGatgtaaacatcttactaaacCTCGTTTTCTCGGTCCATTCTGTAAGTTACGCATCTTGTTTTCtccacttcaattcatggaataaattgaaatggaaaaaaacgcTGTCCGTTACGTGTACGAATGCGCCATAATTTGTATTCCGGGATTCACGGATAAAAGCGTCTACTGTTGCTGTTAATTAAATATCCGGGTTGCCGCGAAAATATTTGCCTTTCTCCTGGCATAACGTGATAAATGTAAGTAGGAGTcatgaaagaatgaaatgaTGCTTACCAGACCAAACGAAACACAACACAGTATCTGTTGTAGCTTGCACTCGCTCAGGAAAGAAACGATATTCCATGGCGGGATAAGCTTGAACGATATTTCCCCTCTTTCCCATACTTGTAATGTAGTTAATGTGAGAGTGTTGGTGTTTCTCTGGCAAATGGCTACGAGGTATGAGAAGGAATACATGAGTTCTGTCTTGAAATGTTCGACCCAGTTGAGCTGTGTTCAAAGCGAGCTGGAGATCTGTTTGTCCATTGGTAGCCTTTGTTTTTGGATTATTCTTTACCCTAtacgaaataaataaataaataaatggacAGATTCATGtataaaaatgagaaaaagcaaggctgctCAAACAATGGAAAGAATgtagattattttttccaatttttcgcAAGGCACGGTCTTTCTTCACCAGGGCGTTACATTTCGAGCTCTTCCGGAAACTAGTTCGTTACAATTTAAATTCTGAGGAGTTTGCGGTGTAATATCGTACAGCGGATGTAATGAAAACTAGCGGATTTTATTTTTGGGATGAAATTTGAACACGATAggtttgaataataaaatagaaaatatacaaataaaatatatattgaGACTAAAATATTTCGTTTgctacatttttttcattattcagTATGGAGAATCATTTGATTATAATAAATGTTACAGGGGCAGATCAAGGATTTTTCTTGGAGAGGGTGCACCACCAAGAAATAACTTGAAACCGTATATTGTGCCTCACTTATCGCATTTACAGAAGAAAAATTTCTAAATAAGTATTTACGAAATAGGTACTGACCGCCAGAAAGGTCATATTCATGAAGTACTTAAATACAGAAATAATTTTCCGAAAAGGGTCAGAGTTCGAGGTACAAtaaggcccggttcagacgccgctccactcatgtgccgaacctaattgatgAATTAAGTCCGGCAAAagagcggcgtctgaatcaATTCGGTACGGCAGTTTTAATTAGGTGCGGCAACGTTGTTAAGTTCGACAAGGTCTGCCGCATTATTTGACACCGGAGCGGCAACTGATTCATACGGCGCTCTTCCATGTGCCGAACCAAATGCATTAATTATGACAATGTACAATCTTCCGTTGATGCACTCCTACATTAAGTTCGACACACAGTACGCCGTCTGAATCAGTTGTCGCGCCAATGTCGCTCCAAAGTCGAACCTAattcaattaggttcggcacatgagtggagcggcgtctgaaccaGGCCTAAGATAGACAGTAATAAGTATAATACAAAGTAAGAACACATCAACTCACTCGCACTGCTATATTCAAATTGTGTAAtcaattctttatttatttatttagatCGTTATTAGTACGACCTTGCTAGAATATGGAAAGAAGTCAATAATCCGTGAGaggtatgttttttttttatcatttttaaaatgaccaAGAGAGTAACGTTTGAGATCTTCTTCAATTAAATTCCTGATTTCCTGACTGCGTCTatatttttgtattgagcaGTGCAACTTGTGatctttgaagaaaattaattgtgCTCGCAAGAAACATCATGTGGTTGCGTAATCAAAAACTTGCGAACAATAATTGCGAGTTTATCATAATTATATTTCATGATCAACACCAGATCTACTCAGCAGTGAGTCACGTTAGATGTTCAGCTGTTGTTGCCCTATTGCGTGATGttgacggacatttttaataattattatgtattaATATTTATGTGTTAACGTGACATGCCAAATTTACAACCGGATTTCCTTCGTTTGCCATTGGCTGATTGGTTTGTAATGTAGATAAATTTCCAACCAATAATAGCCAATCACAATAAGCCTAATAACTACAAGGCCTCTGATTTGTCCGTGAACAAAGTAAGCGACATTAGTAGATTGACTTGATTGGAGCTACTTTCATAAACTGATGGCTCAAAGTCCATCTCATATCAAAAATCCGGATGCTATTAATTTATAACCAATTAATTAACTATAAATGGGTTCATGACATTGAACAATTATCCAACATTGCTAAAGAAGAACCCCAGTCAGCCTTGTGTTCTTTTGCTAGAGCTATATCCCACAGGTGGACATGTGTACAGAGAACCGTGCCTTGTACAGGTCACCTATTCTAGCCATTAGAAAATGTGATCAGGGAAAAACTGATACCAGCGCTAGTGGGAAGGAGGGTATCTGACATAGAAAGAAGGATACTTGCATTACCAGTGAGACTTGGGAGGTATAGGTCTCAGTAATCCTGTACTATCTGCTGACCGTGAGTATTCTGCATCAGTCAGCATTACTAGAAATCTTACCAATATCATCTACAACCAAGACAAAGATCTTACAACCTATGACAGATAACAAGTTGAGAATAACGTCAAAGGCACAAAAAGAACGGATACTGCAGGATGAATACAATCTACTACTTGAAGAGGTTGATGTTAGAAGTAAACGATCGATGGCACTTGCTCGAGAAAAGGGATCTAGATCCTGATTAACAGCCCTACCAATCAAATCCCTAGGGTACACTTTAAATAAGCGAGAATTCCGGGACAGTATGTGCTTGAGATTTGATTGGAGAATCCCAAATACACCTAGTTATTGTTTATGTGGGGTTAATAACGACATCAATCATGCCCTCTCATGCAAAAAAGGTGGATATGTGATGATGAGACACAATTGCATAAGAGATCTTCAAGCTGAAATTATGCAAGAAGTGTGTAGCAACGTCAGAATTGAAGCTGAACTCATGCCACTTGACAACAACTTGATGAGGAATGGAAACAACGCAGAAAATATTCGTCTAGATGTGTCAGGTATTGGAGTTTGGGGGCCATTTGAAAGAACGTTTTTAGACATAAGAGTTATGCACCCGAATGCGCCTTCGTATGTGATAAAAGTATCGATCAGGTGTATATTGCtcacgaaaaagaaaagaaaagagcatACAACGAGCGAGTGATACAAATGGAAAAGGGTACATTCACTCCTATCGTGATGTCGACGTCAGGTGGTGTTGGCAACGAAGCTGATAGACATCATAAGCGAATCGCTCCTCTAATAGctgagaaaagaagagaaagctATGCGGATGTCGTGAACTATATTAGAACAAGACTCAGATTCTGTTTATTGAAGAGCGTTTTAATTGCAATTAGAGGGTTTCGAGGAAAGAGATTCAAAGAAAATACTACACCAATCtcttctctctctttcaatttgaTTGACTTTGATAAAGTATGATAcctagttgttgttttttgttacaGAAATTGTGATTATTCTTTTAGATGTCAATgtctcattttattttatcatgtATATAGATATGTATACATAATGCATATTTTTagcatttaatttttctcggacccaatttttatcaaaagcATTGAAAGTGTTTTAGAAGATTTTAAAGGTTTTTTATAATGTACTTATACTAGTTTTTAGGGTTTGTTATATTATGCACAACTAATAAAGTTTTGATTCGTTCaatgataattaattaactaTAATAAACTTCAGGTAACTTacttgttgttgtctttggcTGTAAACCCTCGTGGAACATCATCAGTGGTAATGTTGTACCTGAATGAAAACGCATCAATCAAACAccgaatcaaaacaaaaaaaaaactatgtaGCAGGCGATGTGGCTATTTCCTACTGAATTTCCCATCCcatttgcaaaaaagaaaaagggacGAAGGGATCCTTAACCCGTCGTCTGTATTGTCTCGTCCGATCCACTGGATCACATGGGACAAGCCAATCTATTTTAAGGAATTTGGAATCTGGACTGCGTAGCACAAAAAGAACTGCTTAAATGAGGTGTCTCACCTGATACGCAACACGCATCGTTGAGTGACGTTGCTGGGAAAAGCAGGAATCCTCCACTTAAACGAGGAAAATTTTCCGTCCATGCTCATTCCGTTGTGATTAACGACAGTGGATGAAGCAAATGCTACTTTGGGTGGCTCTTGTAGAAGTAGGTACTGCTCAAGTGCTTCTGCACCCTGTGATATTTTGTGCGGTTCATAAGGCCTCCCATATGTAAGCTTCATGTTTCCCTCGTCTTTGCAAGTGCTCAGGACTCCTGCTGTTCTCTCGATATAATTTGTGACGAACTTTGTCCACGTTCCACcgttttttttacaatttgttTCGGTAATGAATTGAGACACACATCTTTCATTTCTTATATTATGAGCCTTCTGCGGACATTTTATCCCGTTTTTTCCGTCCTCATGAATACACAGGTctagaaaaataaatataaaaacgTAAATAACGTGAGGCGGCATCTCGACTATCCCAAATGGGATCCCGTGCTTATCCCACCTGAGATCCCGAGTCTATCCCAGGTGGAATCCCACCTTCAAATTGCGGGATCCCAACTGGGATTATGATATATACGTTGTCCCGCGTGAAATCCCAAAATTTTAATACGAATAGCTTTTCACGGAGAAATTCCCATGATATTCTCTTTTTGGTTGGTAAAGAAAGTTGCTGCTTTTTAATTAAGAACACCTTCCGTTCTTCAACCAGTTATGACCTAAACACAATTCTCAACACTACTGTGAGAGCGTCGCTTTAAAACAATATCGAGATAAAATGCAACTCTCCTCTACTTTAGCTTTCAAGTTCTCACTTACATTTTACGCCGTACTGTGGGCTGTTTACGTACTCCTCCATCAGCTTTTTGGTCTTCTCGTCACTGACCAAAATAGCAATGTCCTTCCATGGTGAAGGACCCCAGTAAGGATAATAATCACGCTCCTCGGGTACTTCGTAGCCTCTCCTAGTCCCTTGTGCGTTTTGTCGAGTGTAAATTGCTGCATTACCGCGCAAGTTTTGGTCAGCGGTAAACAATCctatgagagaaaaaaaaatgaaaaaagcccTTGTTAACTAACGTATCGTTGAAGTAAACGCTTTCGGATTCTTTGTGCAAGGACAAACGGACAATTTTACACAATCTTCAGTTAGTAGTTACTGTTTCATTGGAATGATAatggtttttttccttttccccAGCTGTATAGGATTGTCCCATTAACAGGGAGCTGGATGTTCATGTGTTGTGTGTGTCTTTTCTATTTCACACCTTTACCTCTCCCAACCCCCTCCTCTAACTGTACACAATTCTCTGTGCTAGTTTGAAGTAAGACTGATTTTCCACAGTATGACCCAGATATATGTAGGATGATCACATGTAAAGAGAAGCGCGCGCTCTGATCGGTCAATCCCCCATTTACTATTTTCCTGTGGGTGAATGCCGACGAGAGTTAGTGCCCTCAATGAATAACGTGTTCATACGATAGTGAGGGCGCGTCCAATGAGTTATTTTGCGGGCTGGGGGTTGCTAAGCGGGAAAGAAGTGAAGAGTTGCACAAGGCGATAGTCAAGTCCTTTTACCGTGGGCGCGAGTGGGTAGAGAGAGAAATTGACTTTGTGCGATCCACGTCGCGCTAGCAAAGTTCAATGATAAATTTACGCGTTGTTCACTGTCATATTTCCATGGACTTTTTCTATGATAATATAAAGGGAATTCAGCGCTTACAATTGAATACGTCACCTGAAAACTGCCAATTTCATCTTTTAGATTTATTCATAATTTATCTGATCTGCATCTGCCATCAGATCGTTTCAAGTGGACAGGATGGCATATATGCAGTCAAAACTGCTATAACAAAGAGGAAATAAGTGTACGTAGTTGACCACTACACTTTGGGGGTTTTCAGGGCGACAGAGAAACAACTCACTCAATTAAGAATCCTAACTGACAGACCAGTTAGCTATGTAAAGGTGCAGCGGTGGGGTTGATCCAGGGAGTAACAGGTTCTCACCTTTTTCTCGATTCCTTGTAAGCATCGCGCGATAATATTCCAAGGGTTCATGAAGTCCACGGTCTTTTTTCGCAAACGTTGCCTCTGTGCGGACCTTGTCGGGTGTGGGTTGAGTAGCTATTACTTGGCCGTTACGAATAGTGTGATATTGGAAATCAACATGGGGATTTTTGGTCACCATCCTGCCTTCAGGGAAAGGCTGGCACATGTATTGTAAGATAACTTGTGATTCCACCATATCATCCGTTTTTGGGCCGGTTCCATGCTGATTGGTCCACATGATGTCCATTGTACTTTCAACACTAGGATCAATTCCACTCATGTAGAACTTCTAATCATATATCAAGGTAAAGCTCGGGTTCAGTTTCAGTGAACCAGGTGAGGACAACTCTAAattgatttttatcttttcgaGGGCACGGACTACTAAGGGTGTGTTACAGGGGTCCACTCTTCTACATATTCCAAATTGTCCCGCTTAGCGTCAACTGAGCATTAAGGTCAGAACCCCCCTCCCCTCACATTTCCCTTCAAGTCAAGTcagtaactttatttaaactcgGGAAAAA contains:
- the LOC141873114 gene encoding protein DD3-3-like isoform X2; this translates as MRTIIIWGCLVIAFFVPCMSDIYLHVPHGSNNRLSGEGENVQAANRLFDSQNNGKAGYNVGDALDSAIRAGTLPESRQLPMKFYMSGIDPSVESTMDIMWTNQHGTGPKTDDMVESQVILQYMCQPFPEGRMVTKNPHVDFQYHTIRNGQVIATQPTPDKVRTEATFAKKDRGLHEPLEYYRAMLTRNREKGLFTADQNLRGNAAIYTRQNAQGTRRGYEVPEERDYYPYWGPSPWKDIAILVSDEKTKKLMEEYVNSPQYGVKYLCIHEDGKNGIKCPQKAHNIRNERCVSQFITETNCKKNGGTWTKFVTNYIERTAGVLSTCKDEGNMKLTYGRPYEPHKISQGAEALEQYLLLQEPPKVAFASSTVVNHNGMSMDGKFSSFKWRIPAFPSNVTQRCVLRIRYNITTDDVPRGFTAKDNNKVKNNPKTKATNGQTDLQLALNTAQLGRTFQDRTHVFLLIPRSHLPEKHQHSHINYITSMGKRGNIVQAYPAMEYRFFPERVQATTDTVLCFVWSGSNNHPAGRAGQGRDKTDRHNICYVKEGCSSLKPTTCEPVPLEVVDHVSEYDAKKLNDYLNQGCFKGAGKLQAQLDNAPASCNPPCFRITKPGKYCYMSTRNNNFSNRRHVGEITVVQAAKKPSKVSDASLKDLKIIKGRA
- the LOC141873114 gene encoding protein DD3-3-like isoform X1 encodes the protein MLKGCTREVVLIASLKLDDLERLKIKSLQQLTKLRNRDRKASWICLVKIMRTIIIWGCLVIAFFVPCMSDIYLHVPHGSNNRLSGEGENVQAANRLFDSQNNGKAGYNVGDALDSAIRAGTLPESRQLPMKFYMSGIDPSVESTMDIMWTNQHGTGPKTDDMVESQVILQYMCQPFPEGRMVTKNPHVDFQYHTIRNGQVIATQPTPDKVRTEATFAKKDRGLHEPLEYYRAMLTRNREKGLFTADQNLRGNAAIYTRQNAQGTRRGYEVPEERDYYPYWGPSPWKDIAILVSDEKTKKLMEEYVNSPQYGVKYLCIHEDGKNGIKCPQKAHNIRNERCVSQFITETNCKKNGGTWTKFVTNYIERTAGVLSTCKDEGNMKLTYGRPYEPHKISQGAEALEQYLLLQEPPKVAFASSTVVNHNGMSMDGKFSSFKWRIPAFPSNVTQRCVLRIRYNITTDDVPRGFTAKDNNKVKNNPKTKATNGQTDLQLALNTAQLGRTFQDRTHVFLLIPRSHLPEKHQHSHINYITSMGKRGNIVQAYPAMEYRFFPERVQATTDTVLCFVWSGSNNHPAGRAGQGRDKTDRHNICYVKEGCSSLKPTTCEPVPLEVVDHVSEYDAKKLNDYLNQGCFKGAGKLQAQLDNAPASCNPPCFRITKPGKYCYMSTRNNNFSNRRHVGEITVVQAAKKPSKVSDASLKDLKIIKGRA